In a single window of the Streptomyces cinnabarinus genome:
- a CDS encoding ATP-binding protein produces the protein MTVPREFSEPARSRSDLVIGRDEPFTAARAQLARGGSVLLHGPAGIGKSTVLRALAVEYGEAARTVLRCSATESESHLPFLALADLLGLVLDEVCDKLPAAQRTALESALTGRGESTLQRDGLALRLAVLSALRALAAEGPVLIVADDLQWLDPASAELLGFAARRLGDTQVRMLCAARTEDQEYDSHLRASPPDTLALRLGPLSRTQTAALLDHRGYTGLPRTTVRDIHRTSGGNPLFALELGRALAENPTPPRPGEPLPVPTSLRALVLNRLEMLSPAARHTLLVASAGARPTLALLHAAGRTDAEAETARAAGLGLLATDSEGPAVRFAHPLISAALYAEAPAQERRAAHAALSRAASDPIERARHLALATTGTDPAVAASLAEAAALARDRGAPSVAASLGRLAARHTPAEDGPQALLLQAAEDAITAGELDLARDIAREVLSGSTVPAERVRAWIVVIETAGHAMTEVDAVFPQALADAGDDPRLLARIHYQLGWRALLVDGDFDPAREETAYSAELAARGGDRYTELMALAFQAQIETLMGHPDAPRTIKRALKEPQDPRVASHHNGAGYARFRWLMMSDQLPDARATVTALLREVRRRGSVESEVHFLRGLAETELRTGHCARALDLARESLRLARDTGIGEVASAVLTSLAEAAGGELDRALALAREALDHSEQDGDQMYVSRALAALGHAQLVAGDAPAAVASLRRVRELEQGLGITDPARGRWHGDLAEALVRIGETEEAQDVIDTARARALRLGRESVLAVLDRAEAMVRAARGERDSAAVQLTSVQDRLAKLGYGLEEARAAFALAALRTHRPGPTSYDEAARLFRRCRALPWLSQVESAATMPQPAEPAPAPAAALDALDSLASMERQVAALVMEGATNREIAARLFISVKTVEATLTRVYRKLGIRSRVDIVRLAAGRPGS, from the coding sequence GTGACCGTGCCACGGGAGTTCAGCGAGCCTGCCAGATCCCGCTCCGACCTGGTCATCGGCCGGGACGAGCCGTTCACCGCCGCGCGTGCGCAGCTCGCCCGGGGCGGCAGCGTCCTGCTCCACGGGCCCGCCGGAATAGGAAAGTCGACCGTCCTGCGGGCATTGGCCGTCGAATACGGCGAAGCGGCACGGACCGTGTTGCGCTGCTCGGCCACCGAGTCCGAATCCCATCTCCCCTTCCTCGCCCTCGCCGACCTCCTCGGCCTGGTCCTGGACGAGGTCTGCGACAAGCTGCCCGCCGCGCAGCGCACCGCCCTGGAGTCGGCGCTCACCGGCCGCGGCGAGTCCACCCTCCAGCGCGACGGACTCGCCCTGCGCCTGGCCGTGCTCTCGGCCCTGCGCGCGCTGGCCGCCGAGGGCCCCGTCCTGATCGTCGCGGACGACCTCCAGTGGCTGGATCCGGCCAGCGCCGAACTCCTCGGCTTCGCCGCCCGGCGGCTCGGCGACACCCAGGTCCGGATGCTGTGCGCGGCCAGAACCGAGGACCAGGAGTACGACAGCCATCTACGCGCGTCCCCGCCGGACACCCTCGCCCTCCGGCTCGGCCCGCTCTCCCGCACCCAGACCGCGGCCCTGCTCGACCACCGCGGCTACACCGGCCTGCCCCGCACCACGGTCCGCGACATCCACCGCACCAGCGGCGGCAATCCGCTCTTCGCCCTGGAACTCGGCCGCGCGCTCGCCGAGAACCCCACCCCGCCCCGGCCCGGCGAGCCGCTGCCGGTGCCGACCTCGCTGCGCGCCCTGGTCCTCAACCGGCTGGAGATGCTCTCGCCCGCCGCCCGCCACACCCTCCTCGTGGCCAGCGCCGGGGCCCGCCCCACCCTGGCCCTGCTGCACGCGGCGGGCCGCACCGACGCCGAGGCGGAGACCGCGCGGGCGGCCGGACTCGGGCTGCTGGCGACGGACTCGGAGGGTCCCGCCGTACGCTTCGCGCATCCGCTGATCTCGGCCGCGCTGTACGCGGAGGCGCCCGCGCAGGAGCGGCGGGCCGCGCATGCCGCGCTGTCCAGGGCGGCCTCGGACCCCATCGAGCGGGCCCGGCATCTGGCGCTCGCGACCACCGGCACCGATCCGGCGGTGGCCGCCTCGCTGGCGGAGGCCGCCGCGCTGGCCCGGGATCGCGGGGCGCCCTCGGTGGCAGCCTCGCTGGGCCGGCTCGCCGCCCGGCACACCCCGGCGGAGGACGGCCCGCAGGCGCTGCTGCTCCAGGCCGCCGAGGACGCCATCACCGCCGGTGAGCTGGACCTCGCCCGGGACATCGCCCGCGAGGTGCTCTCCGGTTCGACGGTGCCCGCGGAGCGGGTGCGGGCCTGGATCGTGGTGATCGAGACCGCCGGTCACGCGATGACCGAGGTCGACGCGGTCTTCCCGCAGGCGCTGGCCGACGCGGGCGACGACCCGAGACTGCTCGCCCGGATCCACTACCAGCTGGGCTGGCGGGCGCTGCTGGTGGACGGCGACTTCGATCCGGCGCGGGAGGAGACGGCGTACTCGGCGGAGCTGGCGGCGCGCGGCGGCGACCGGTACACCGAGCTGATGGCGCTCGCCTTCCAGGCGCAGATCGAGACCCTGATGGGCCACCCGGACGCGCCCCGGACCATCAAGCGCGCGCTGAAGGAGCCCCAGGACCCGCGGGTGGCCAGCCATCACAACGGCGCCGGGTACGCCCGGTTCCGCTGGCTGATGATGAGCGACCAGCTGCCCGACGCACGGGCCACCGTCACCGCCCTGCTGCGGGAGGTGCGGCGGCGCGGCTCGGTGGAGAGCGAGGTGCACTTCCTGCGCGGACTGGCCGAGACCGAGCTGCGCACCGGGCACTGCGCCCGCGCCCTGGACCTCGCCCGGGAGAGTCTGCGGCTGGCCCGGGACACCGGGATCGGCGAGGTCGCCTCCGCCGTGCTCACCTCGCTCGCGGAGGCGGCGGGCGGCGAGCTGGACCGGGCGCTGGCCCTGGCCCGGGAGGCCCTGGACCACTCCGAGCAGGACGGCGACCAGATGTATGTCTCCCGCGCCCTGGCCGCCCTCGGGCACGCCCAGTTGGTGGCCGGGGACGCGCCCGCCGCGGTGGCCTCGCTGCGCCGGGTGCGCGAGCTGGAGCAGGGGCTCGGCATCACCGACCCGGCGCGCGGGCGCTGGCACGGCGATCTCGCCGAGGCGCTGGTGCGGATCGGGGAGACCGAGGAGGCGCAGGACGTCATCGACACCGCCCGCGCCCGCGCGCTGCGGCTGGGCCGGGAGAGCGTGCTGGCGGTGCTGGACCGCGCGGAGGCCATGGTGCGCGCGGCGCGCGGCGAACGGGACTCCGCCGCCGTCCAGTTGACGTCCGTGCAGGACCGGCTGGCCAAGCTCGGCTACGGCCTTGAGGAGGCGCGGGCCGCCTTCGCGCTGGCGGCCCTGCGGACGCACCGGCCGGGGCCGACCTCGTACGACGAGGCGGCCCGGCTGTTCCGGCGGTGCCGGGCGCTGCCCTGGCTGAGCCAGGTGGAGTCGGCCGCGACGATGCCGCAGCCCGCGGAACCGGCCCCGGCCCCGGCCGCCGCGCTCGACGCGCTGGACTCGCTCGCCTCGATGGAGCGTCAGGTCGCGGCGCTGGTCATGGAGGGCGCGACGAACCGGGAGATCGCGGCCCGGCTGTTCATCAGCGTCAAGACCGTGGAGGCGACGCTGACCCGGGTCTACCGCAAGCTGGGGATCCGATCGCGCGTCGACATCGTCAGACTGGCGGCGGGCCGTCCCGGCAGCTGA
- a CDS encoding helix-turn-helix transcriptional regulator: MTADGTGAVEIRGALVRLRRTTGLPVAFGGLVESVRPQMLISELNGTATHSLSRLAVTSGTGLGGRAVALARPCAVTDYSSSRQISHEYDSAVATEGLRSVLAVPVVVRRRVRGVLYGALRTAQPLGDRTLSAAVAAARDVEQALVVQEAARDLLAVAARPEPERGGAGWEQVREAHAALRALVPRISDPGLRSELLSVCGLLTAEGRASSVCLAPRELDVLACVAAGATNVVAGERLGLRAETVKGYLRSAMRKLGARTRGEAVVAARRAGLLP; encoded by the coding sequence TTGACGGCAGATGGCACCGGAGCGGTGGAGATCCGCGGCGCGCTGGTCCGGCTGCGGCGCACGACCGGGCTCCCGGTCGCGTTCGGCGGCCTGGTGGAGTCCGTCCGCCCGCAGATGCTCATCAGCGAACTCAACGGCACCGCCACGCACTCGCTGAGCCGTCTCGCGGTCACCTCCGGCACCGGCCTCGGCGGCCGCGCGGTCGCCCTGGCCCGCCCCTGCGCGGTGACCGACTACTCCTCCTCGCGGCAGATCAGCCACGAGTACGACAGCGCCGTCGCCACGGAGGGCCTGCGCTCCGTGCTCGCGGTCCCGGTCGTCGTACGGCGGCGGGTCCGCGGAGTCCTCTACGGCGCCCTGCGCACCGCGCAGCCGCTCGGTGACCGGACGCTGTCCGCGGCGGTGGCCGCGGCGCGGGACGTGGAGCAGGCGCTGGTGGTGCAGGAGGCGGCGCGTGACCTGCTGGCCGTGGCTGCTCGGCCGGAGCCGGAAAGGGGTGGCGCCGGGTGGGAGCAGGTCCGCGAGGCGCATGCGGCGCTGCGGGCGCTGGTGCCGAGGATCTCCGATCCGGGGCTGCGTTCGGAGTTGCTGTCGGTGTGTGGGCTGCTCACCGCCGAGGGGCGGGCGTCGTCGGTCTGTCTCGCGCCTCGGGAACTCGATGTGCTGGCCTGTGTGGCGGCGGGGGCGACGAATGTGGTGGCCGGCGAGCGGTTGGGGTTGCGGGCCGAGACGGTGAAGGGGTACCTGCGTTCAGCCATGCGGAAGCTGGGGGCGCGTACGCGGGGGGAGGCTGTGGTCGCCGCGCGGCGGGCCGGGCTGTTGCCGTGA
- a CDS encoding AMP-binding protein, with protein sequence MTATEEFRRARDFLLEHREDYATAYAGFDWPRPELFNWALDWFDVMAEGNDRTALHIVEEDGTEARLTFAELSARSDRVANWLRARGVGAEDRVLVMLGNQTELWETALAAMKLRAVVIPATPLLGPADLRDRVARGRVRQVIVRAEDTGKFDEVPGDYTRVVVGGAREGWLSYEDSYDAPAGFTPDGPTRADDPLMLYFTSGTTARPKLVEHTHLSYPVGHLATMYWIGLKPGDVHLNISSPGWAKHAWSNLFAPWNAGATVFLHNYTRFDAARLMAEMDRAGVTTFCAPPTVWRMLIQADLSALATPPREAVAAGEPLNPEVIEQVRRAWGVTIRDGFGQTETAVQVSNSPGQPLKTGSMGRPSPGYRVELLDPVSGAPGAGEGEIALDLSARPVGLMTGYHGDADRTAEAMAGGYYRTGDVASRDEEGYLTYIGRSDDVFKASDYKISPFELESALLEHEAVAEAAVVPAPDELRLAVPKAYVVLAEGWEPGPDTAKVLFEHSREVLAPYKRVRRLEFAPLPKTVSGKIRRIELREATAAGSDAEYREEDFR encoded by the coding sequence ATGACGGCCACCGAGGAATTCCGCAGGGCACGGGACTTCCTGCTGGAGCACCGCGAGGACTATGCCACGGCCTATGCCGGCTTCGACTGGCCCCGGCCCGAGCTGTTCAACTGGGCGCTCGACTGGTTCGACGTCATGGCGGAGGGCAACGACCGCACGGCGCTGCACATCGTCGAGGAGGACGGCACCGAGGCCCGGCTCACCTTCGCCGAGCTGTCCGCCCGCTCCGACCGCGTCGCCAACTGGCTGCGCGCGCGAGGCGTCGGGGCCGAGGACCGGGTGCTGGTGATGCTCGGCAACCAGACCGAGCTGTGGGAGACGGCGCTGGCCGCGATGAAGCTGCGCGCGGTCGTCATCCCGGCCACCCCGCTGCTCGGGCCCGCCGATCTGCGCGACCGGGTGGCGCGCGGGCGGGTCCGGCAGGTGATCGTGCGGGCCGAGGACACCGGGAAGTTCGACGAGGTGCCCGGCGACTACACCCGGGTGGTCGTGGGCGGCGCGCGCGAGGGCTGGCTGTCGTACGAGGACTCCTACGACGCGCCCGCCGGGTTCACGCCCGACGGCCCGACCCGCGCCGACGACCCGCTGATGCTCTACTTCACCTCCGGGACCACCGCCCGGCCCAAGCTGGTCGAGCACACCCATCTGTCGTACCCGGTCGGCCACCTCGCCACCATGTACTGGATCGGCCTCAAGCCCGGCGATGTGCACCTGAACATCTCCTCCCCGGGCTGGGCCAAGCACGCCTGGTCGAACCTGTTCGCGCCGTGGAACGCCGGGGCGACCGTCTTCCTGCACAACTACACGCGCTTCGACGCGGCCCGGCTGATGGCGGAGATGGACCGCGCGGGCGTGACCACGTTCTGCGCCCCGCCGACGGTCTGGCGCATGCTCATCCAGGCCGACCTGTCCGCGCTCGCCACCCCGCCCCGCGAGGCCGTGGCGGCGGGGGAGCCGCTGAACCCCGAGGTCATCGAGCAGGTCCGACGGGCCTGGGGCGTGACCATCCGGGACGGCTTCGGGCAGACCGAGACCGCCGTCCAGGTCTCCAACAGCCCCGGCCAGCCGCTGAAGACCGGGTCCATGGGCCGCCCCAGCCCCGGCTACCGGGTCGAACTCCTGGACCCGGTCTCCGGCGCGCCCGGCGCCGGCGAGGGCGAGATCGCGCTCGACCTGTCGGCCCGCCCGGTCGGCCTGATGACCGGTTACCACGGCGACGCGGACCGTACGGCGGAGGCGATGGCGGGCGGCTACTACCGCACCGGAGACGTCGCGTCGCGGGACGAGGAGGGCTATCTGACGTACATCGGGCGCAGCGACGACGTCTTCAAGGCCTCCGACTACAAGATCAGCCCCTTCGAGCTGGAGAGCGCCCTGCTGGAGCACGAGGCGGTCGCCGAGGCCGCCGTCGTGCCCGCCCCGGACGAGCTGCGGCTCGCCGTGCCCAAGGCGTATGTCGTCCTGGCCGAGGGCTGGGAGCCGGGTCCCGACACCGCCAAGGTCCTCTTCGAGCACTCCCGTGAGGTGCTCGCCCCCTACAAGCGCGTCCGTCGGCTGGAGTTCGCGCCACTGCCCAAGACCGTCTCCGGCAAGATCCGCCGGATCGAACTGCGTGAGGCCACGGCGGCCGGCTCGGACGCCGAGTACCGCGAGGAGGACTTCCGGTGA
- a CDS encoding AMP-binding protein, whose translation MTGLSYTHGTGATALLGDTIGDNLARTAATWPDREALVDVPSGRRWTYGQLLVDVDELAYALLASGVGKGDRVGIWAVNGPEWVLVQYATARIGAIMVNINPAYRTHEVEYVLKQAGISLLFASLGHKASDYRAMVDEVRGNCPDLREAVYFGSPSWDALLARAVPAELPGDLSCDDAVNIQYTSGTTGFPKGATLSHHNILNNGYFVGELIAYTEQDRVCLPVPFYHCFGMVMGNLAATSHGACIVIPAPSFEPRATLEAVQRERCTSLYGVPTMFIAELNLPDFASYDLSSLRTGIMAGSPCPVEVMKRVVSEMNMAEVSICYGMTETSPVSTQTRRDDDLEHRTGTVGRVLPHVEVKIVDPATGVTQPRGTAGELCTRGYSVMLGYWNEPEKTAEAVDPARWMHTGDLAVMREDGYVEIVGRIKDMIIRGGENIYPREIEEFLYAHPKIADVQVIGVPHERYGEEVLACVIPRDSADPPTLEDVRAFCEGQLAHYKIPAGVRILDTFPMTVSGKVRKIELRERFTG comes from the coding sequence GTGACCGGACTGTCGTACACCCACGGAACGGGCGCGACCGCCCTCCTCGGCGACACCATCGGCGACAACCTGGCCCGTACGGCGGCGACTTGGCCGGATCGGGAGGCGCTGGTCGACGTGCCCTCCGGGCGGCGCTGGACGTACGGCCAACTCCTCGTCGACGTCGACGAGTTGGCGTACGCGCTGCTCGCGAGCGGGGTCGGCAAGGGCGACCGGGTCGGGATCTGGGCGGTCAACGGCCCGGAGTGGGTGCTGGTGCAGTACGCCACCGCCCGGATCGGCGCGATCATGGTGAACATCAACCCGGCGTACCGCACCCATGAGGTCGAGTACGTGCTCAAACAGGCCGGGATCTCCCTGCTGTTCGCCTCGCTCGGCCACAAGGCCAGCGACTACCGGGCGATGGTGGACGAGGTCCGCGGCAACTGCCCGGACCTGCGCGAGGCCGTGTACTTCGGCTCCCCGAGCTGGGACGCGCTGCTCGCCCGCGCCGTCCCGGCCGAGCTGCCGGGGGACCTGTCCTGCGACGACGCGGTCAACATCCAGTACACCTCGGGCACCACCGGCTTCCCCAAGGGCGCCACGCTCTCCCACCACAACATCCTCAACAACGGTTATTTCGTGGGGGAGTTGATCGCCTACACGGAGCAGGACCGGGTCTGTCTGCCCGTGCCCTTCTATCACTGCTTCGGCATGGTGATGGGAAACCTGGCGGCGACCTCGCACGGCGCCTGCATCGTCATCCCGGCCCCGTCCTTCGAACCCAGGGCCACCCTGGAAGCGGTCCAGCGGGAGCGCTGCACCTCCCTGTACGGCGTGCCGACGATGTTCATCGCCGAGCTCAACCTCCCCGACTTCGCCTCCTACGACCTCTCCTCGCTGCGCACCGGCATCATGGCGGGCTCGCCCTGCCCGGTGGAGGTGATGAAGCGGGTGGTCAGCGAGATGAACATGGCCGAGGTGTCCATCTGCTACGGCATGACCGAGACCTCGCCGGTCTCCACCCAGACCCGGCGCGACGACGACCTGGAACACCGCACCGGCACCGTCGGCCGGGTCCTGCCGCACGTCGAGGTGAAGATCGTCGACCCGGCGACCGGCGTCACCCAACCGCGCGGCACCGCAGGGGAGTTGTGCACCCGCGGCTACAGCGTGATGCTCGGCTACTGGAACGAACCGGAGAAGACCGCCGAGGCCGTCGACCCCGCCCGCTGGATGCACACCGGCGACCTGGCGGTGATGCGCGAGGACGGCTACGTCGAGATCGTCGGCCGGATCAAGGACATGATCATCCGGGGCGGCGAGAACATCTACCCGCGCGAGATCGAGGAGTTCCTCTACGCCCACCCCAAGATCGCCGACGTCCAGGTCATCGGCGTCCCGCACGAGCGCTACGGCGAGGAGGTCCTCGCCTGCGTCATCCCGCGCGACTCCGCCGACCCACCGACCCTGGAGGACGTACGGGCCTTCTGCGAAGGGCAGTTGGCCCACTACAAGATCCCGGCCGGGGTGCGGATCCTCGACACCTTCCCGATGACGGTGTCCGGAAAGGTACGCAAGATCGAGCTACGGGAGCGCTTCACCGGCTGA
- a CDS encoding LacI family DNA-binding transcriptional regulator, with amino-acid sequence MGKQRPGSPTLEEVAARAGVGRGTVSRVINNAAGVKDSTRRTVQRAIAELGYVPNLAARSLAGRRADAVALAMTERDWRLFGEPFFSEIVRSVGDALADTSVQLLLTLVRTDAERKRFVEYARGGRVDGVLLMSVRAEDRLPDMLAEAGLPTVLLGRRSGDERVTYVDADNVGGARDAVEHLLRAGRRRIAAVTGPLDMYVTQCRLRGYREALAAAGVDPLPTLVVEGDFTEDSGRRATAELLERHPDLDAVFAASDTMAAGALGVLRAAGRRVPEDVAVIGFDDFTLARHTEPSLTTVRQPLEEIGRTMVRLLLEEFEQPEVAWRHVILRTRLVVRDSA; translated from the coding sequence ATGGGCAAGCAGCGCCCTGGCTCGCCGACGCTGGAGGAGGTCGCGGCTCGCGCCGGTGTGGGGCGCGGCACCGTCTCGCGGGTCATCAACAACGCGGCGGGCGTGAAGGATTCGACCCGCCGGACCGTCCAGCGGGCCATCGCCGAACTGGGCTATGTGCCCAATCTGGCGGCCCGTTCGCTGGCCGGGCGGCGCGCGGACGCCGTGGCGCTGGCGATGACCGAGCGGGACTGGCGGCTGTTCGGGGAACCGTTCTTCTCGGAGATCGTCCGGTCGGTCGGCGACGCCCTCGCCGACACCTCCGTGCAACTGCTGCTCACCCTCGTCCGCACGGACGCCGAGCGGAAGCGGTTCGTCGAATACGCGCGCGGCGGGCGGGTGGACGGCGTCCTGCTGATGTCCGTACGGGCCGAGGACCGGCTGCCCGACATGCTCGCCGAGGCCGGACTGCCCACCGTGCTGCTCGGCCGGCGCTCGGGCGACGAGCGCGTCACCTACGTGGACGCGGACAACGTCGGCGGCGCCCGCGACGCGGTCGAGCACCTGCTGCGCGCCGGGCGGAGAAGGATCGCCGCCGTCACCGGGCCGCTCGACATGTACGTGACCCAGTGCCGGTTGCGCGGCTACCGGGAAGCGCTGGCCGCCGCGGGCGTGGATCCCCTGCCCACGCTGGTCGTCGAGGGCGACTTCACCGAGGACAGCGGTCGCCGGGCGACGGCCGAACTCCTCGAACGGCACCCGGACCTGGACGCCGTCTTCGCCGCCTCGGACACCATGGCCGCCGGAGCGCTGGGCGTGCTGCGGGCGGCCGGCCGCCGGGTGCCCGAGGACGTCGCGGTGATCGGCTTCGACGACTTCACGCTCGCCCGCCACACCGAGCCCTCCCTGACGACGGTCCGCCAGCCGCTGGAGGAGATCGGCCGGACCATGGTGCGACTGCTGCTGGAGGAGTTCGAACAGCCGGAGGTGGCCTGGCGCCACGTCATCCTGCGCACGCGCCTGGTGGTGCGGGACTCGGCGTAG
- a CDS encoding GH12 family glycosyl hydrolase domain-containing protein, producing the protein MRSSPHRLRTVRALLGAVLTALAPLAALVAAGPPAQADTTICEQYGSTVIQGRYVVQNNRWGTSAAQCVTATDTGFRVTQADGSVPTNGAPKSYPSVFNGCHYTNCSPGTNLPAQLSTISSAPSSISYGFVSDAVYNASYDIWLDPTPRTDGVNRTEIMIWFNRVGPIQPIGSPVGTATVGGRSWEVWTGGNGSNDVISFVAPSAISSWNFDVMDFVDQAVARGMAQPNWYLTSVQAGFEPWQNGAGLAVNSFSAAVNTGGTDPGDPGDPAASCQVAYDTNVWQGGFTANVTVRNTGSAALDGWQLGFTLPSGQRVTGAWNANLSGATGALVASPVAHNARIAAGGSQNFGFQGTYSGTFAEPSGFTLNGTACAVA; encoded by the coding sequence ATGCGATCGTCACCGCACCGCCTCCGCACCGTCCGCGCGCTCCTCGGCGCCGTGCTCACCGCTCTGGCCCCCCTGGCGGCCCTGGTCGCCGCCGGCCCACCGGCCCAGGCCGACACCACGATCTGCGAGCAGTACGGATCGACCGTGATCCAAGGCCGTTACGTCGTCCAGAACAACCGCTGGGGCACCAGCGCCGCGCAGTGCGTCACCGCCACCGACACCGGCTTCCGGGTCACCCAGGCCGACGGCTCGGTGCCCACCAACGGCGCCCCGAAGTCCTACCCGTCCGTCTTCAACGGCTGCCACTACACCAACTGTTCGCCCGGCACCAACCTCCCCGCGCAGCTCAGCACCATCTCCAGCGCACCCAGCAGCATCTCCTACGGCTTCGTGTCGGACGCCGTTTACAACGCCTCGTACGACATCTGGCTGGACCCGACGCCGCGCACCGACGGCGTCAACCGGACCGAGATCATGATCTGGTTCAACCGGGTCGGACCGATCCAGCCGATCGGCTCGCCGGTCGGCACCGCCACCGTCGGCGGCCGGAGCTGGGAGGTGTGGACCGGCGGCAACGGCTCCAACGACGTGATCTCCTTCGTCGCCCCGTCGGCGATCAGCTCCTGGAACTTCGACGTCATGGACTTCGTCGACCAGGCCGTCGCCCGCGGGATGGCGCAGCCCAACTGGTATCTGACCAGTGTCCAGGCCGGGTTCGAGCCGTGGCAGAACGGCGCCGGGCTCGCGGTGAACTCCTTCTCCGCCGCCGTGAACACCGGCGGCACCGACCCCGGTGACCCGGGCGACCCGGCGGCGAGCTGCCAGGTGGCGTACGACACCAACGTCTGGCAGGGCGGCTTCACCGCCAACGTCACCGTCCGCAACACCGGTTCGGCCGCGCTGGACGGCTGGCAGCTCGGCTTCACCCTGCCCTCCGGGCAGCGGGTCACGGGCGCCTGGAACGCGAACCTGTCCGGGGCGACCGGCGCCCTCGTGGCGAGCCCCGTCGCGCACAACGCGCGCATCGCGGCCGGCGGCAGCCAGAACTTCGGCTTCCAGGGCACCTACAGCGGCACCTTCGCCGAGCCGTCCGGCTTCACCCTGAACGGCACCGCCTGCGCCGTCGCCTGA
- a CDS encoding lytic polysaccharide monooxygenase auxiliary activity family 9 protein — translation MARRGNRLLSWAAVLATLLSGLGLALLGQGSAQAHGVAMMPGSRTYLCYQDARTSTGALDPTNPACKAALAESGATALYNWFAVLDSNAGGRGAGYVPDGKLCSAGDRSPYNFTGYNAARSDWPRTHLTSGGSIRVKYSNWAAHPGDFRVYVSKPGYSPATQLDWADLELVQTVTNPPQSGSVGSESGHYYWDLRLPSGRTGDAVMFIQWVRSDSAENFFSCSDIVFDGGNGEVTGIGGSNGGEPTPTPTPTPTPTPTDPHTGCMAVYSVTNSWSGGFQGSVEVMNHGTTAQDGWAVRWQPGSGTRISSVWNGTLNTGSDGTVTVANAAYNRTIAPDGSTTFGFTATSTGNNFPVGSIGCVNP, via the coding sequence ATGGCTCGACGCGGAAACCGCCTCCTCTCCTGGGCGGCGGTGCTGGCAACCCTTCTCAGCGGGCTGGGCCTGGCCTTACTCGGGCAGGGCAGCGCGCAGGCGCACGGCGTGGCGATGATGCCCGGATCGCGGACCTACCTCTGCTATCAGGACGCCAGGACCAGCACCGGCGCCCTGGACCCGACGAACCCCGCCTGCAAGGCCGCGCTCGCGGAGAGCGGTGCGACGGCGCTGTACAACTGGTTCGCCGTGCTCGACTCCAACGCGGGCGGCCGGGGCGCCGGTTATGTGCCCGACGGCAAGCTGTGCAGCGCCGGTGACCGGTCCCCGTACAACTTCACCGGCTACAACGCCGCCCGCTCCGACTGGCCCCGTACCCATCTGACCTCGGGCGGGTCGATCCGGGTCAAGTACAGCAACTGGGCGGCGCACCCGGGTGACTTCCGGGTCTATGTCTCCAAGCCCGGCTATTCGCCCGCCACTCAGCTGGACTGGGCCGATCTGGAGCTGGTCCAGACGGTCACCAACCCGCCGCAGTCCGGTTCGGTGGGCAGCGAGTCCGGCCACTACTACTGGGACCTGAGGCTGCCCTCGGGCCGCACCGGTGACGCGGTGATGTTCATCCAGTGGGTGCGCTCGGACAGCGCGGAGAACTTCTTCTCCTGCTCCGACATCGTCTTCGACGGCGGCAACGGGGAGGTGACGGGCATCGGCGGCTCGAACGGCGGTGAGCCGACGCCCACGCCCACGCCGACTCCGACGCCCACGCCGACCGACCCGCACACCGGGTGCATGGCCGTCTACTCGGTGACGAACTCCTGGAGCGGTGGCTTCCAGGGTTCCGTCGAGGTGATGAACCACGGCACGACCGCCCAGGACGGCTGGGCCGTGCGCTGGCAGCCGGGCTCCGGCACCCGGATCAGCAGCGTCTGGAACGGAACATTGAATACCGGGTCCGACGGCACGGTCACGGTCGCGAACGCCGCCTACAACCGGACCATCGCGCCGGACGGCAGTACGACCTTCGGCTTCACGGCCACCTCGACCGGCAACAACTTCCCGGTCGGCTCGATCGGCTGCGTCAACCCGTAG